In Pseudomonas fluorescens, one genomic interval encodes:
- the rfbF gene encoding glucose-1-phosphate cytidylyltransferase has product MKAVILAGGLGTRISEESHLKPKPMIEIGGKPILWHIMKQYSAHGIHDFVICLGYKGYAIKDFFANYFLHTSDVTFDMRNNRMDVHQNYSEPWSVTLIDTGEETMTGGRLLRAGRYLKDEEAFCFTYGDGVSDINIAQLVDYHKAHGRLATVTAVQPPGRYGALERQGDQVLGFTEKPRGDGGWINGGFFVLSPKVLSYIAGDETTWEAEPLARLAEDEQLNAFEHEGFWHPMDTLRDKNHLEALWQSGEAPWKQWA; this is encoded by the coding sequence ATGAAGGCAGTTATTTTGGCGGGTGGCCTCGGCACGCGCATCAGTGAAGAGTCGCACCTCAAGCCCAAGCCCATGATCGAGATCGGCGGCAAGCCAATTCTCTGGCACATCATGAAGCAGTATTCCGCTCACGGGATCCACGACTTCGTGATTTGCCTGGGCTACAAGGGCTATGCGATCAAAGACTTCTTCGCCAACTACTTCCTGCACACCTCCGACGTCACGTTCGACATGCGCAACAACCGCATGGACGTGCACCAGAACTACAGCGAGCCGTGGAGCGTCACCCTGATCGACACCGGCGAGGAAACCATGACCGGTGGCCGTCTGCTGCGTGCCGGCCGTTACCTCAAGGATGAAGAGGCGTTCTGCTTCACCTACGGCGACGGCGTTTCCGACATCAACATTGCTCAACTCGTCGATTACCACAAAGCCCACGGTCGCCTGGCCACCGTCACCGCGGTGCAGCCGCCGGGACGTTACGGTGCCCTTGAGCGCCAGGGCGATCAGGTACTGGGTTTCACCGAAAAACCGCGCGGCGACGGTGGCTGGATCAACGGTGGCTTCTTCGTGCTGTCACCCAAAGTCCTGTCCTACATCGCTGGCGATGAAACCACCTGGGAAGCCGAGCCGCTGGCGCGTCTGGCAGAGGATGAACAGCTGAACGCCTTCGAACACGAAGGCTTCTGGCATCCGATGGACACCCTGCGCGACAAGAACCACCTCGAAGCGCTGTGGCAGAGCGGGGAGGCCCCATGGAAGCAATGGGCCTGA